A single Ochrobactrum sp. BTU1 DNA region contains:
- a CDS encoding ABC transporter permease yields MRRLISHLIPFFLTVLVIGIIMALLIVPLALMQDNPLGVLKTFFLGPFGSIRHMGNVVEAATPIMLTGLAITILFRSGLFNLGAESGFYLGGLGAVAGAVLLPSLGWFSLPVAILCGAVAGSFACTIPAALRLRFGASEMVTSLVLNYAFLFLGLFVLNYVIRDPAAGGMMSMRIPPEAKLDRLLAGTRLNSGSIIAILACILGGIWLYWTRSGLNIRIAGSSPGFANHLGLPLTGIIMRAQIVGGLIAGMAGALEVLGLHNRFAWLDLPGYGWTGLVVAILGRENPFLLIPAALFLGFVQVGGDLLARNMNIPTEVVGLVTAAIMVGATASVIHKHPTVLRLIRNLRNREGEQA; encoded by the coding sequence ATGCGTAGACTTATTTCCCACCTCATCCCGTTTTTCCTGACAGTGCTTGTCATCGGTATTATCATGGCACTGCTGATTGTCCCTTTGGCCTTGATGCAGGATAATCCGTTGGGTGTGCTCAAGACCTTCTTCCTCGGCCCGTTTGGCAGCATCCGTCATATGGGCAATGTGGTGGAAGCTGCAACGCCGATCATGCTGACGGGGCTTGCCATCACAATTCTTTTCCGGTCGGGGCTGTTTAATTTAGGCGCGGAAAGCGGCTTCTACCTCGGCGGTCTCGGTGCTGTTGCGGGTGCCGTTCTGCTGCCATCACTGGGATGGTTCTCCCTGCCTGTTGCGATTTTGTGTGGGGCAGTTGCGGGCAGTTTTGCCTGTACGATACCTGCAGCTTTGCGTCTTCGTTTTGGCGCATCCGAGATGGTAACATCTCTGGTTCTAAACTACGCCTTCCTGTTTTTGGGACTATTCGTACTCAATTATGTCATCCGCGACCCGGCCGCCGGCGGCATGATGTCGATGCGGATTCCCCCCGAAGCCAAGCTTGATCGCCTTTTGGCGGGAACGCGCCTTAACAGCGGGTCGATCATTGCCATTCTCGCCTGTATCCTGGGCGGTATCTGGCTCTATTGGACACGTTCAGGGCTCAATATTCGGATTGCGGGTTCCAGCCCGGGATTTGCAAACCATCTCGGGCTTCCGCTCACAGGAATAATCATGCGCGCGCAGATCGTTGGTGGTCTGATTGCAGGCATGGCAGGTGCGCTGGAGGTACTTGGTTTGCATAACCGCTTTGCATGGCTAGACTTGCCCGGCTATGGATGGACGGGTCTGGTTGTCGCCATTCTGGGCCGTGAGAATCCATTCCTGCTCATTCCGGCCGCTTTGTTCTTAGGCTTCGTTCAAGTTGGCGGCGACCTTCTCGCCCGCAACATGAATATCCCCACAGAAGTGGTGGGACTAGTGACAGCGGCAATCATGGTTGGAGCAACCGCAAGCGTAATCCACAAACATCCGACTGTGCTGCGGCTCATTCGAAACCTGCGCAATCGGGAAGGAGAACAAGCATGA
- a CDS encoding DUF1311 domain-containing protein, which translates to MNLKHSALRLSLLAALCALSAPALAIDCSKAQTPSEKLICSSKSLQNADSKLNKTYSATLKTAPDEEIRSMLVVSQKRWIAARDRAIDGLIGEPDSVPDDITVQQIANSMIAERTAKLQEKGKLSLIAVATTQRAFLKQFSGGDYAGYETSCDMLPPDQTYNCFPTRHYQNGNRVCSVEEYWATNTGYLKRYIADIVDGQPKLIASCSFNGDDNTCPSTSGEGRSWNVKPKAQPTIYSSKPVLKLDGEVIDSDDYDWLKTCLTDKSFPLADPSSPGVSE; encoded by the coding sequence ATGAATTTGAAACACTCCGCTCTGCGTCTCTCACTATTGGCTGCGCTGTGCGCTTTGTCCGCACCCGCATTGGCCATTGATTGCAGCAAGGCACAAACGCCAAGCGAAAAGCTGATCTGCTCGAGCAAGTCGCTCCAGAATGCTGATAGCAAGTTGAACAAGACCTATTCGGCAACGCTCAAAACTGCGCCCGACGAGGAAATCCGCTCGATGCTGGTGGTAAGCCAGAAGCGCTGGATCGCCGCACGTGACAGGGCGATAGATGGCCTCATTGGCGAACCCGATAGCGTGCCGGATGATATAACCGTGCAGCAGATTGCCAATAGCATGATTGCCGAACGCACAGCGAAGCTTCAGGAAAAGGGCAAATTAAGCCTTATTGCAGTCGCCACAACCCAGCGGGCCTTTCTCAAGCAGTTCAGCGGTGGTGACTATGCGGGATATGAAACATCCTGCGATATGTTGCCGCCAGACCAGACCTATAATTGCTTTCCCACGCGGCATTATCAGAATGGCAATCGCGTATGCAGCGTCGAGGAATATTGGGCGACCAATACCGGTTATCTCAAACGCTACATTGCCGATATCGTCGACGGTCAGCCAAAGCTGATCGCCAGTTGCTCATTTAATGGCGACGACAACACGTGTCCGAGCACGAGCGGAGAAGGGCGTAGCTGGAATGTGAAGCCTAAAGCCCAGCCAACAATTTATAGTTCGAAACCAGTGCTCAAACTGGACGGTGAAGTCATCGATAGCGACGACTATGACTGGCTTAAGACGTGCTTGACGGACAAGAGCTTCCCGCTTGCAGATCCGAGCAGCCCAGGTGTGAGCGAATAG
- a CDS encoding nucleoside hydrolase produces the protein MVRKIIIDTDPGQDDAVAILLALASPELDILGITAVAGNGPLARTEINARTICEVAKKPDTKVFAGSIRPLVRPLVTAENVHGKTGLDGYDLPQPTMPLQAQHGVDFIIETLMNEEAGTVTLCPLGPLTNIASALIREPKIAERVKEIVLMGGGYFEGGNITPSAEFNIYVDPHAAAIVFKSGIKITMMPLDVTHKVLTTEKRIAAIRGIGTQLGEVVAAWLEFFERYDEAKYGTDGGPLHDPNVIAYLLKPELYSGRHCNVEIEINSELTIGETVVDWWEVTDRPKNALFIKDVDADGFFTLLTERLATL, from the coding sequence ATGGTCCGTAAAATCATTATCGATACCGATCCCGGTCAGGACGATGCAGTCGCCATTCTTCTGGCGCTCGCAAGCCCTGAACTTGACATTTTAGGCATCACCGCCGTGGCTGGCAACGGCCCGCTGGCCCGCACTGAAATCAATGCACGCACCATCTGTGAAGTTGCAAAAAAGCCGGACACAAAAGTATTTGCGGGTTCTATCCGTCCGTTGGTACGGCCGCTCGTGACGGCGGAAAACGTCCATGGCAAGACGGGCCTTGATGGTTATGATTTGCCACAGCCGACAATGCCGCTTCAGGCGCAACACGGCGTTGATTTCATTATCGAAACGCTGATGAACGAGGAAGCTGGCACCGTCACCCTTTGCCCGCTTGGCCCTTTGACGAACATCGCCTCCGCACTCATCCGCGAGCCGAAAATCGCTGAACGCGTCAAGGAAATCGTCTTGATGGGCGGTGGCTATTTTGAAGGCGGCAATATTACGCCGTCGGCTGAATTCAACATCTATGTCGATCCACATGCGGCCGCAATTGTGTTTAAATCAGGCATCAAGATCACCATGATGCCGCTTGATGTCACCCACAAGGTGCTGACCACCGAGAAGCGCATTGCAGCCATTCGCGGGATCGGCACGCAGTTAGGCGAAGTAGTGGCTGCATGGCTTGAATTCTTCGAGCGTTATGATGAAGCAAAATACGGCACCGATGGCGGCCCACTGCATGACCCGAACGTCATCGCCTATCTGCTGAAGCCTGAACTTTACTCAGGCCGACATTGTAACGTGGAAATCGAAATCAATTCGGAACTGACAATCGGCGAAACAGTCGTCGACTGGTGGGAAGTAACCGATCGTCCAAAGAACGCCCTCTTCATCAAGGATGTCGATGCAGATGGTTTCTTCACGCTACTGACTGAGCGCCTGGCAACGCTCTAA
- a CDS encoding ADP-ribosylglycohydrolase family protein — protein sequence MHENEKNMKAWELTRDLLRNTKPVVRTAEEQTWDASAVMKAQDDLMAMFWKSNVPGSAAPECLMAGALQSLENKGYRLAPYTELLKDGLAALERSDFETLYRIDMRLRILMRAAKPDPEHPSQKTTRFASWDAFDASVNWPDDVPYPIQSDDFRDRTAGAWMAQLVGAAAGTALEGYTAENIMEVFGPIRDYVREPNTYNDDITFEIAFLEAFGDKGFALTSADIAERWTSLIPLGWSAEAIALSNMRRGLTAPETATSDNPFDEWIGAQMRGTICGMVVPGRAREAARLAFMDAEISHAGNGILGEVFNAVMAARAFAIKDTRELLVSTAELFSTETEYGAVLAFALDACRAAGRWQDAWAKCDAEYAEYNWIHVTPNAAAQVVALWFGEGDFDQTLEIVCGIGHDVDCNAAQILSMIAIQHGPGIIADRWSKPLLADDIVTYMRRPAIISFDTLVDQTVNAARNAL from the coding sequence ATGCATGAAAACGAGAAAAACATGAAAGCTTGGGAGCTGACACGCGATCTTCTGCGCAACACGAAGCCTGTGGTACGCACCGCAGAAGAGCAGACATGGGATGCAAGCGCTGTCATGAAGGCGCAGGACGATCTCATGGCGATGTTCTGGAAAAGCAATGTACCGGGTTCAGCAGCACCCGAATGCCTGATGGCCGGCGCACTGCAATCACTCGAAAACAAGGGCTATAGACTAGCGCCCTATACAGAGCTTCTCAAGGATGGACTAGCAGCGCTTGAACGCTCTGATTTTGAAACGCTTTACCGCATCGATATGCGGTTGCGCATATTGATGCGTGCGGCAAAGCCCGATCCCGAGCATCCCTCGCAAAAAACCACACGCTTTGCCTCTTGGGATGCATTTGATGCGTCAGTGAACTGGCCGGACGATGTGCCTTATCCTATCCAGTCTGATGATTTTCGCGACCGCACAGCGGGCGCTTGGATGGCGCAGCTTGTGGGTGCTGCGGCTGGCACAGCACTTGAAGGCTATACGGCCGAGAACATCATGGAGGTTTTCGGTCCGATCCGCGATTATGTGCGTGAGCCCAATACCTATAATGACGACATCACCTTTGAAATCGCCTTTCTGGAAGCCTTTGGCGACAAGGGTTTTGCTTTAACCAGCGCGGATATTGCCGAGCGCTGGACGTCGCTGATACCGCTTGGTTGGTCAGCTGAGGCAATCGCGCTTTCCAATATGCGTCGTGGTCTTACCGCACCTGAAACCGCTACGTCCGACAATCCCTTCGATGAATGGATTGGTGCCCAGATGCGCGGCACAATCTGCGGCATGGTCGTGCCGGGGCGTGCGCGTGAAGCTGCGCGTCTTGCCTTCATGGATGCGGAGATTTCGCATGCAGGAAACGGAATCCTGGGCGAAGTGTTCAATGCTGTCATGGCGGCCCGCGCCTTTGCAATCAAAGACACCCGCGAATTGCTGGTTTCAACGGCAGAGCTTTTCTCGACTGAAACGGAATATGGTGCGGTTCTCGCTTTCGCCCTTGATGCTTGCCGTGCTGCTGGTCGCTGGCAGGATGCATGGGCAAAATGCGATGCGGAATATGCCGAGTATAACTGGATTCACGTCACGCCAAATGCCGCCGCGCAAGTTGTGGCACTATGGTTTGGTGAAGGCGATTTCGATCAGACGCTGGAAATCGTCTGCGGTATCGGCCACGATGTCGACTGCAATGCCGCGCAGATTCTGAGCATGATTGCCATCCAGCACGGCCCCGGCATTATCGCAGACCGTTGGTCAAAGCCGCTCCTTGCCGACGACATTGTCACCTATATGCGCCGTCCGGCAATAATCTCGTTCGACACACTTGTCGACCAGACGGTCAACGCGGCGCGTAACGCACTTTAA
- a CDS encoding ABC transporter ATP-binding protein — MEKQVESTEGDDAIVAFRDVSKIYPNGTVALRDVSFSIRTGSIHAICGENGAGKSTLMKILFGIENATAGEIVIDGETISSWSPEDASAKGIGMVHQHFSLVPTLSVTENIILGHEPMKHGFIDRAAARKTVEELMRHYDLHADPDAITGTLSVAAQQKIEILKALARRTRLLILDEPTAVLSPPEIEELMRRLKALRDEGITILFISHKLNEVRELAESVTVLRAGAVAGTEKLADVPDDAIMQMVMGHAVEIPQRAHKRNAPHKVLELTSVTIEALDPADRIRDVSLTIGAGEIVGVAGVDGSGQRGLVSALSGLMRATHGAIALNGVDMLAADTASWRKQGLAYLPADRFSQGGAPGLSLAENTIAGTDGSHETDLGPFLRFNAIKARVSGMIKQYSVRAGAITERLDSLSGGNAQKLIAARELATNPKFLIADQPTRGIDVSAAAFLHRRIDEVAQGGCAVLLVSADLDELLRLSDRIVVFFNGRIVAVLTNGPDITPAVLGPYMLGTRTVA; from the coding sequence GTGGAAAAACAAGTCGAAAGCACAGAAGGCGACGATGCAATCGTCGCCTTTCGCGATGTGAGCAAGATCTATCCGAACGGCACTGTCGCCTTGCGCGATGTGTCGTTTTCAATCCGTACCGGTTCGATCCATGCAATTTGTGGCGAAAACGGTGCCGGCAAATCCACGCTCATGAAAATTCTGTTTGGCATCGAAAATGCCACTGCGGGCGAGATCGTGATCGACGGGGAGACGATTTCTTCCTGGTCGCCAGAAGACGCCAGCGCGAAGGGTATTGGCATGGTGCATCAGCATTTCTCGCTGGTGCCGACACTAAGCGTTACTGAAAATATCATTCTCGGTCATGAGCCTATGAAACACGGCTTTATCGATCGTGCAGCCGCCCGCAAAACCGTCGAAGAGCTGATGCGGCATTATGATTTGCATGCCGATCCCGATGCGATCACCGGCACACTCTCGGTCGCAGCGCAGCAGAAGATCGAGATCCTAAAAGCGCTCGCGCGTCGCACACGCCTTCTGATCCTCGATGAGCCCACCGCCGTTCTTTCTCCGCCGGAAATCGAGGAGCTGATGCGTCGGCTGAAGGCACTGCGCGATGAAGGCATTACCATTCTCTTTATTTCTCACAAGCTCAATGAAGTGCGCGAACTGGCAGAAAGTGTAACGGTTTTGCGCGCTGGCGCTGTTGCAGGCACTGAGAAACTTGCCGATGTGCCAGACGACGCCATCATGCAAATGGTGATGGGCCACGCGGTCGAAATTCCCCAACGCGCGCACAAGCGAAATGCGCCGCACAAAGTTCTTGAATTGACGTCGGTTACGATTGAAGCCCTCGACCCTGCTGACCGTATCCGCGATGTGAGCCTCACCATTGGGGCCGGCGAAATTGTCGGTGTTGCCGGTGTTGATGGCAGTGGCCAACGCGGGCTTGTGTCCGCCCTCTCTGGCCTCATGCGCGCAACCCACGGTGCGATTGCCCTCAATGGCGTTGATATGCTTGCAGCCGATACGGCCAGCTGGCGCAAACAAGGCCTTGCATATCTGCCTGCCGACCGTTTTTCGCAAGGTGGCGCGCCGGGTCTGTCGCTGGCTGAGAATACCATTGCCGGCACAGATGGAAGCCATGAAACAGATTTAGGACCCTTCCTGCGCTTCAACGCGATCAAAGCCCGTGTTAGCGGAATGATAAAACAATACTCGGTCCGCGCCGGGGCAATCACAGAGCGGCTAGACTCGCTTTCGGGCGGCAATGCACAAAAACTTATTGCCGCGCGCGAACTTGCGACCAATCCGAAATTTCTGATCGCCGATCAGCCGACCCGCGGCATTGACGTTTCAGCAGCAGCCTTTTTGCACCGCCGCATAGATGAAGTAGCGCAAGGGGGATGCGCCGTTCTTCTCGTAAGCGCTGATCTCGATGAACTGTTGCGGCTCAGTGATCGGATTGTCGTGTTCTTCAATGGTCGAATTGTTGCCGTTCTGACGAACGGGCCCGACATCACTCCGGCGGTTCTCGGCCCGTATATGCTTGGCACGAGGACTGTTGCGTGA
- the rbsK gene encoding ribokinase: MKIFIFGSVNVDVSARMAALPRPGQTLNASGYGIGLGGKGANQAVAVAKLGGDIRFVGAVGNDAFGQLAVKEMQQFGLNTGGVKMIDGVDTGIAIIQVEEAGQNTIVVCAGANANWAASDIDAYASDIAKAKITLLQREVPHEANLAVAKAVKAAGGTVLLDPAPVGDASRMADLISLSEIISPNETEAAEITGIEPTDIASAEAAARKLLERGPKIVIVKLGGRGSLLVTADEVKHFEPFKVKVVDTVAAGDSFNGGFAVAYSQGQSLHDCVRFASASGAIAVTRAGAGSAAPTAQEVVQLLQNNQ; encoded by the coding sequence TTGAAAATTTTCATTTTTGGCAGCGTCAACGTGGATGTCAGCGCCCGCATGGCAGCACTGCCTCGTCCCGGGCAGACGCTCAATGCGTCCGGCTATGGTATTGGTCTTGGTGGCAAAGGTGCCAATCAGGCAGTGGCGGTGGCAAAGCTTGGTGGCGATATTCGTTTCGTGGGTGCGGTCGGCAACGATGCCTTTGGCCAACTGGCTGTCAAGGAAATGCAGCAGTTTGGTCTTAACACCGGCGGTGTTAAAATGATTGATGGTGTCGATACCGGCATTGCGATCATTCAGGTCGAAGAAGCCGGGCAGAACACGATTGTTGTTTGCGCCGGTGCCAATGCGAATTGGGCGGCATCTGATATTGATGCCTATGCGTCCGATATAGCGAAAGCCAAAATCACGCTGCTGCAGCGTGAAGTCCCGCATGAAGCCAATCTTGCTGTTGCAAAGGCTGTGAAAGCTGCCGGTGGCACGGTACTGCTCGATCCTGCACCTGTGGGAGATGCAAGCCGCATGGCCGATCTGATTTCATTGAGCGAGATCATTTCACCAAACGAAACCGAAGCCGCTGAAATCACCGGTATTGAACCAACCGATATTGCATCGGCGGAAGCTGCTGCACGCAAACTTCTTGAGCGCGGTCCGAAGATCGTTATCGTAAAGCTTGGTGGTCGCGGTTCATTGCTTGTGACCGCTGACGAGGTCAAGCACTTTGAGCCGTTCAAGGTGAAAGTGGTCGATACGGTTGCCGCTGGTGACAGTTTCAATGGTGGTTTTGCCGTGGCCTATTCGCAAGGTCAGTCGCTGCATGATTGCGTGCGCTTTGCCTCGGCTTCCGGTGCAATTGCTGTAACGCGCGCCGGCGCCGGATCTGCTGCGCCAACGGCCCAGGAAGTGGTGCAACTTTTGCAGAATAATCAGTAA
- the pbpC gene encoding penicillin-binding protein 1C: protein MVIKMKRRWKIAIGGAAFCGIAAIGTVVGLDWLDSAFPPPLPERLTISTEVMDRDGALLRAYATPDGYWRLNTRIEDVDPKFVKMLIAYEDKRFYDHGGIDFTALFRAAYQLAGSGRIVSGGSTLSMQLARLIEPRESRSFGSKFRQLARALQIERRLSKSEILERYLTLAPYGGNLEGVRSASLAYFGKEPLRLTISEAALLVALPQLPERRRPDRQMENAVAARDRVLKRMVSSDVFTSEEAERASRERISANRHPLPSLAAHFADLALKQAPTKPRHHLTLKKSVQAGLEAVAREAAGKLGPKVSVAMVLADSRNGNILGEVGSADYFDGKRQGWIDMTRAVRSPGSTLKPFIYGLAFEQGLIAQETIIEDRPQDFAGYRPRNFDMSYQGDVSIRQALQMSLNVPTISLLDAVGPARLTTRIRQSAVNLQLPKGEAPGLAIGLGGAGISLRELVQLYTGLANGGRGAALRDGTEGSEPVQPSAPVLSEQASWQIGDILAGVVPPQGAKRLGLAYKTGTSYGYRDAWSVGYDGRYVLGVWVGRADGGSVPGLAGYVSAAPILFEAFVRSGIASVPLPRAPAGAFRTARADLPVTQIRFSSASDPLPVLKATIEPAPRIVFPPDGAHVELKALSDNASPLVLKLQGGRAPFRWLANGKPISEPNRRRTATWLPDGTGYSTLTVVDAGGRAASVKVFIE from the coding sequence ATGGTTATAAAAATGAAAAGGCGTTGGAAAATAGCCATTGGCGGTGCCGCATTCTGTGGAATCGCTGCTATCGGAACCGTGGTCGGGCTTGACTGGCTCGACAGCGCTTTTCCGCCGCCTTTGCCGGAACGGTTGACCATCTCCACAGAAGTCATGGATCGCGACGGCGCTCTGCTGCGCGCCTATGCAACGCCGGACGGCTATTGGCGCCTGAATACACGTATCGAGGATGTCGATCCGAAATTCGTGAAAATGCTGATCGCTTACGAGGACAAGCGTTTTTACGATCATGGCGGCATCGATTTTACAGCACTTTTCCGCGCCGCTTACCAGCTTGCAGGCAGTGGACGCATTGTATCTGGTGGCTCGACGCTTTCCATGCAGCTTGCCCGGTTGATCGAGCCGCGGGAAAGCCGCAGTTTCGGTTCAAAGTTCCGGCAGCTCGCACGCGCGCTTCAGATCGAGCGACGGCTGAGCAAGTCTGAAATTCTTGAACGTTATCTCACACTTGCTCCTTATGGCGGCAATCTGGAAGGCGTGCGATCCGCATCACTTGCCTATTTTGGCAAGGAGCCGTTGCGTCTGACTATATCGGAAGCCGCATTGCTTGTGGCTCTGCCGCAATTGCCAGAGCGCCGCCGTCCGGATCGCCAGATGGAGAACGCGGTTGCGGCGCGGGATCGTGTTTTAAAACGCATGGTCTCCTCTGATGTTTTCACAAGCGAAGAAGCCGAGCGTGCATCGCGTGAACGCATATCTGCTAATCGTCATCCCTTGCCTTCATTGGCTGCCCACTTTGCCGATCTCGCATTGAAGCAGGCACCGACTAAGCCCCGGCATCACCTCACACTTAAAAAGTCGGTGCAGGCAGGACTTGAAGCAGTCGCACGGGAAGCGGCTGGCAAACTCGGGCCAAAAGTATCGGTCGCCATGGTGCTGGCCGATAGCCGAAACGGCAATATCTTAGGCGAGGTTGGTTCGGCTGATTATTTCGATGGCAAGCGGCAGGGCTGGATCGATATGACCCGTGCGGTGCGCTCGCCAGGTTCGACACTCAAACCGTTCATCTATGGGCTGGCCTTCGAGCAGGGGCTGATCGCACAGGAAACCATCATCGAGGACCGCCCGCAGGATTTTGCCGGCTATCGTCCGCGCAATTTCGATATGAGCTATCAGGGCGATGTCAGCATCCGTCAGGCGCTGCAAATGTCGTTGAATGTTCCGACTATCAGCCTTCTCGATGCCGTCGGTCCTGCACGACTAACCACACGCATTCGTCAATCGGCAGTCAATCTGCAATTGCCGAAAGGTGAAGCGCCGGGGCTGGCTATCGGCCTGGGCGGCGCGGGCATCAGCCTGCGCGAACTGGTGCAGCTTTATACCGGGCTTGCCAATGGCGGGCGAGGGGCAGCCCTTCGTGACGGCACTGAAGGCTCCGAACCGGTGCAACCATCGGCCCCTGTCCTGAGCGAGCAGGCATCATGGCAGATCGGCGATATTCTGGCCGGTGTCGTGCCACCGCAAGGCGCGAAACGCCTCGGTCTCGCATACAAGACCGGCACGTCCTATGGCTACCGCGATGCATGGTCGGTCGGCTATGACGGGCGTTATGTGCTGGGTGTCTGGGTCGGGCGTGCCGATGGCGGCTCGGTGCCGGGCCTTGCGGGTTATGTTTCGGCGGCCCCCATTCTGTTTGAAGCATTTGTGCGTTCCGGCATTGCTTCCGTGCCGTTACCGCGCGCGCCCGCTGGCGCGTTTCGTACGGCGCGCGCCGATCTTCCGGTCACCCAAATACGCTTTTCGTCTGCAAGCGATCCTCTGCCGGTTCTCAAAGCCACGATTGAGCCAGCACCTCGCATCGTATTTCCACCTGATGGCGCGCATGTCGAATTGAAAGCGCTCAGCGACAATGCATCGCCACTGGTGCTGAAATTACAGGGGGGGCGGGCACCGTTTCGCTGGCTTGCCAACGGCAAACCGATTTCTGAACCCAATCGCCGCCGCACGGCCACATGGCTGCCGGATGGCACCGGCTACTCCACACTGACCGTTGTTGATGCTGGCGGACGCGCTGCCAGCGTAAAGGTCTTCATTGAGTGA
- a CDS encoding ABC transporter permease, translating into MSTVLTQIFDPAFIATILRVATPLLLAALGVMISDRAGVLNIGMEGMMLIAALIAVLASAATGSPAIGLLAALIVGAFLGWLMSLSVNKLGTDLIMTGIALNIAAAAGTTLGLFLATGDKGMSGALKSGALPSLSVPYIGNIHILSFAALLAVPAVSVLMMRTRFGLHVRATGVDPKSARAAGIHTGRVQMQALVLSGIFGGAAGAYLSLGYVTWFGQNMTAGRGFIAIAAEVMGQGTAWGTLAASLVLAAAESLAITLQSLGLPFELMQMIPYLVPVVVLTVHAARRQRRARQLKKS; encoded by the coding sequence ATGAGCACTGTTCTCACACAAATCTTCGATCCGGCATTTATTGCAACCATTCTGCGCGTTGCCACGCCTTTGTTGCTTGCAGCGCTCGGCGTCATGATCTCTGATCGTGCAGGTGTGTTGAATATCGGCATGGAAGGCATGATGCTGATTGCAGCATTGATCGCGGTATTGGCAAGTGCTGCAACTGGAAGTCCGGCGATTGGCTTGCTTGCGGCTCTTATAGTCGGCGCCTTTCTAGGTTGGCTCATGTCTCTGTCGGTCAACAAGCTCGGCACCGACCTCATCATGACGGGCATTGCCCTCAACATTGCAGCAGCAGCCGGTACAACGCTCGGACTCTTTCTTGCAACCGGTGACAAGGGCATGTCGGGAGCGCTTAAAAGCGGGGCGTTACCGAGCCTCAGCGTTCCCTACATTGGCAATATCCACATCCTAAGCTTTGCCGCTTTGCTCGCGGTTCCTGCCGTCAGCGTTCTGATGATGCGGACGCGTTTCGGCCTTCACGTGCGCGCAACAGGGGTTGATCCGAAATCTGCGCGTGCGGCTGGCATTCACACCGGACGCGTTCAGATGCAGGCGCTGGTCCTTTCAGGTATCTTTGGTGGTGCGGCTGGTGCGTATCTTTCGCTCGGTTATGTCACCTGGTTTGGCCAGAACATGACCGCTGGTCGTGGCTTTATTGCCATTGCAGCCGAAGTGATGGGACAGGGAACCGCATGGGGAACCCTGGCTGCAAGTCTGGTCCTGGCCGCAGCAGAATCGCTCGCGATCACCCTGCAAAGCCTTGGACTGCCATTCGAGCTGATGCAGATGATCCCTTATCTCGTGCCCGTTGTGGTGCTGACGGTACACGCCGCAAGAAGACAGCGGCGTGCAAGACAGTTGAAGAAATCCTGA
- a CDS encoding BMP family ABC transporter substrate-binding protein, with amino-acid sequence MFKFTRRGMFHLALALAGSTAMGTIATTAAQAQDKILLIINGALGDKSFFDSAANGMKMIKEKYGDDVETKILEIGDDPTKWEPVFLDASEQDWDLIIGGTYQMSETVGSVAQQYPDKKYILYDASVPYEEGGYDNVYSIQYKQNEGSYLGGMLAASLLKEGKLGDTGKNLGFLGGMDIPVINDFLVGYVAGAQAIEPDTKISISYAGSFMDAAKGKELGLAQYRSGVSLGFVVASQTGLGQLSAAKETGKYVLGVDSDQEAIFKDSDPAMAKQVVSSVLKNVDVSLLQSYDRFKEGSLPFGKAEALGLKEGAVGIVQDGNMASMATQEMKDAIKKASDEISEGKITVPTAFGMSTEDLNAIRNKVRP; translated from the coding sequence GTGTTCAAGTTCACCAGACGGGGAATGTTTCATCTTGCTCTCGCTCTCGCCGGATCCACGGCGATGGGCACGATTGCCACCACAGCGGCCCAGGCGCAAGACAAGATCCTGTTGATCATAAATGGCGCGCTCGGTGATAAGTCCTTCTTCGATTCCGCGGCCAACGGAATGAAGATGATCAAGGAAAAATATGGCGATGACGTTGAAACCAAGATTCTGGAAATTGGTGACGATCCGACGAAGTGGGAACCGGTTTTCCTGGATGCATCGGAACAGGATTGGGATCTGATCATCGGCGGCACTTACCAGATGTCAGAAACCGTAGGCTCGGTCGCCCAGCAATATCCAGACAAGAAATATATCCTTTACGATGCAAGCGTTCCTTATGAAGAAGGCGGATACGACAACGTTTATTCCATTCAATATAAGCAGAACGAAGGTTCGTATCTTGGCGGCATGCTAGCAGCTTCGCTGCTCAAAGAAGGAAAGCTCGGCGACACTGGCAAGAACCTCGGTTTCCTTGGCGGCATGGACATCCCGGTGATCAACGACTTCCTCGTAGGCTATGTTGCTGGTGCACAAGCTATTGAGCCGGATACAAAAATTTCGATTTCCTACGCAGGTTCCTTCATGGATGCGGCAAAGGGCAAAGAGCTTGGTCTCGCACAGTATCGTTCGGGTGTTTCGCTCGGCTTTGTCGTAGCTTCGCAAACCGGCCTAGGTCAGCTTTCGGCGGCCAAGGAAACGGGCAAATATGTTCTGGGCGTGGATTCCGATCAGGAAGCAATCTTCAAAGACAGTGACCCAGCGATGGCCAAACAGGTCGTAAGTTCTGTCCTTAAGAATGTCGACGTCAGCCTTCTGCAATCCTATGACCGTTTCAAGGAAGGCAGTCTGCCATTTGGCAAAGCTGAAGCGCTCGGCCTGAAAGAGGGGGCTGTCGGCATCGTGCAGGATGGCAATATGGCCTCAATGGCCACACAGGAAATGAAGGATGCCATCAAGAAGGCTTCTGATGAGATTTCCGAAGGCAAGATCACGGTTCCAACGGCATTTGGCATGAGCACAGAGGATCTCAACGCGATCCGCAACAAGGTTCGTCCATAA